The Verrucomicrobium spinosum DSM 4136 = JCM 18804 DNA segment CCACCCACTTCACCCCCAGAGTGCGGGAGGCCAGGGTACCGTCATGCATCTTCAGCATAGCCAGAGCGGCAAGTGCAGAAGGGGATTCAATTTTCTGACCAGGCACCAGACGATGGACACGACCCACGCGAATGACGGGCAGCTTGCGACGAGATTCTGTCAGTTCCCCGCTGGGAATCACAACACCATCCGCATCCAGCAGGCAACCGTAGCCGGAGACCTTGGCCTCCAGCTTCTGCTCAGGAGATTCCAGCCAGGCCACAGGGTGACGCTGCTCCACATCCAGGAACATCATCCCGGGATAGCCCCGGGTAACCCTTGCGCTGCGAACCTGAGGCATGGCCTCAAGGCGCTCCTTCACCTGCACGAGCGAGATGCCCAGCATGTTCATGCCCTCATGCAGACCAGTCGCGTTGACGATCTGCGATGGCGTGATCTCGCCTTCCGTCACCACGGAGAAGTGCTGTAGATGAAAGCGGGAGTTGTCCACGAACGCCTCCTTGACCACGATCTTGCCGGCACTGAAAATGCCCATGGCAGCCAGCAAAGCCACGGCCAGCTTGAAGCCGAAGCGTGCTGTCTTGCGGCGGGATTCACGGCGCGTGGCGGCCGTCTCTGGATTCAGTTCCAGACGGTGCACCTCCAGTCGCACCACTTTGCGGCGGCGACGGAACGCGTAATTACCTTTCGCCGCCCCAGGCTTGCGTCGGGTGTTTTTGGCAAAGAACATGTTGATGAGAAGTCGGTGGTTAGCCTGCCCTCCGCACCTCAAGCGACAGCTCGATAATGCGCTCCATCAATTGCGGAAACTCCAGCCCAGCCACTCGTGCGGCCTTGGGCAAAAGACTGCTTACAGTCATGCCAGGGATGGTGTTGATCTCCAGAACGAACGGTTGCCCGTCCTTCCGCAGCATCACATCCACGCGACCGTACACCTCCACGCCCACCGCTTTCATCGCGGCCAGCGCAGCTTCCTGGACCCGTTGGGTCGTCTCAATGTCCAGGTCCGCAGGGCAATGGTAGTTGGTCTTGCCAGTGCCTGACATCCACGGATACTTGTTGTTGATGTCATAGAACCCGCTCACAGGCTCAATGTGGATGACAGGCAGCGCTTCGCCACCAATCACCCCCACGGTGAGTTCCTTGCCATCTACAAATTCTTCCACCAGCGTATCCTGGCCATACTGTTTCGCATCGGCCAGCGCTGTAGCAAGCTCCTCCTCCGTGTGGACGATATGCACCCCTACACTGGAGCCCTCACGAGGGGGCTTCACCACCACCGGGAGGGTAAGGCGGAGCTGATCCACCCCATCAAGCTTGAGCACCTGACTCTGAGGCGTGGGGACCCCACCTGCCACAAATTTTTCTTTGCTGAGATTTTTATCGAAGGCAACGCGGCTGGTTTCCACACCGGCCCCGGTGTATGCCACCCCCTGCTTCTCCAGAAGGGCCTGCAATTGACCATCTTCACCGAAGGTGCCGTGGATCATATTCACCGCAACCACCACATCGCCTGGCACCGTGAAGTCCGTGGCGGTGACATCGATCTCAACCACTTCTGCACCAAGGGATTTCAGAGCCTCAACCACACTCTCTGCAGACTTCAGCGACACTGCCCTCTCAGAGCCTGGCCCGCCTTTCAAGACTGCGATTTTGTGATTTGCTAGAGCCATGGGAATCGGGCCGGTCAGTATTGTAGGTTAAATGCTGGGAATTATGGTCCGAGTGTAGAACCAGCACGTTAAAAATCAAGATAATCTAACTAATTTAGGACACTCATTTTCAGCGCGCAAGCCCTCGTGGATACCATATATCCTCATTTGAACACTGGTGCAACACAACCCGTAGGGGGTCAGGGGTGACACTCAGAATTGCGAGTCCGACTTAGCTTGGACTTCGGAAGACCCTATCCGCCACTTTCTGATGAAGGCATAGGCCAGCAAAGTCGCACCAAAGTACCACGGCCACCAGGTGAGCGCAGTTCCAAACACTTGAGGAGCTTCATTGGGCAACTGTAGCCTTCCCGCCAGCCATGCCATCTGCCAGCCAAAGAGCAAGGTCACACCCCCATACGCCAGGTTGATCGTCATGCCCTTGAAGCTCAGCACTGTAGCCCGATGGGACGACGGCGTAACCTCATTCAGATAGTGCGACTGGAAGAACTGGAGAAATCGAATGGCCAGGATCAACGGAGCCAGCGCCAACACCCCCCACCAGCCCGGCACCTGAATGGCCACAACGACCAGGCCCCAGAGCGTCATTGCAATGACGACGCCGAAGTTGAAGGCCGAGGAGCGATGCCTCACCAGCCACTCCATCCAGCCCGTGGTGAAGAAGGCCGCCACCGACCCGGCCACCGAGATCACGCCAAACGAGGCCTCGGCAATCCCAATGTGCCGATAGTAGTTGCTAGAGACGGTGAGGAACAACCGGATCGTGCTGTCCAGCAGGAAACCCAGGACCACCAGTAGGAAGGGCGCGGGCGTGCTCCAGATCCAGGCCCCGGCATGCCGAATCCCCTGCCAACTCTGCCGGACGGTGACCCAAAAGGGCTCCTTGGGACGTACCGAGGCTGGCTCCTTCATCGCAAGAGTCACGGCCAGACAGGCCAGGGCAGTAAGGACGCACAAGTACACTGGGAACTTGATCGTGTCCGCCTTGGCCAAGGCACCCTCCCCTGCCCCCAGCCAGCACAGCAGGCGGTTCATCTGGTGCACGTCATAAACGTAGGCACCTAGAAGGGATGTCACAATGAATCCCAAGGCCATCCAGCGACTCAGCCTGCCAATGACCGCCGGCCAGATGGTGGAGCGGTCCGCCTCAGGAATGCTGTCATAGGCCAGCGCTTCATCGGCCCCGCTGGAAAAAGCCTCCGCCGCCCCGCTGAGCACCCTGTTCACAGCAAAAACCCAGAAGACCCACGGCCCTCCCACCGGCAGCAGGGCGAACACGGTCATCTCCACCACCATGAGAACCGCAGATAGCACGACCAGATTCCGCCGCCCAATGACATCCGCCATGGCCCCGCTGGGCACCTCCAGCACCACAATGCTCAAGGCCCAGATCACATTCAGCGCCGCGAACTGCGAGAGGTTCAACCCGAAGTCGAGGAACAGAATGGTGTACACCGGGTAGTAGAACCGGCAGTTGAACAACAGGCGGAACCAGACAAAAAGCGCGGCGTTGCGGGGCATGGAATGCGAGAGCATGGGGTGGATGTCGGAAGGCGGTACGCCCGGTGCCGCGAGGAAGAAACAACCCGCTGATGAGCGGATAGCAGGACTTTCGCGAAGAGCCTTGTCTTTTTGTCGAGATTCTAAAAGAATCAACTGGTCGAGCCGAGTTCCGATGAACGCCTCACAAATCCTGGAAGAGCTCAAGCCCCTGGGAAAGGAGAGCCACAAGCGCACGCTGATGAAAACCACGGCGTGGAGGAGCCCTGCGATGGGGTGGCGACTGTGCCCACCAATGCCGCCATCGTGGGAGGCGTTGTGGTAGCGTGCTCGAATGCCGCGAACATTCCCAATGAGTGGCTCAGGATTCGGGAGACATTGAAGTTCAAAGTGTAGCGAGAGGAACCCGCCTGGCATCACCCCTGAACACTGGAGGGTCCCACCGCTGTCAACCGATAGGACACTTGCTCACCTGGCGACGAAGTCGCTTTGGAGTGCGCGCGGGAACCGCCGCTTTGGCGGAGCTTGTGAGGTCCACTCCACGATCACGGTCGAGCAGGGCCATTGTCACCCCAACCACCTCCGCAAGCCCTGGTCACACCCCAAGGTTTCAGGAACTCACAAGAGCCGCAAAAGCGGCGGTTCCCGCCACAGTCCCAGAGATGCTTCGCATCCAGGTGATGGATGCGAATGCTTATTTGGCCACGAATTCGCCCTTCGACATTGAAGGCACAGCACCTCTCCCCTCTACGGAATCTCCTCCGCCTTTTCCACGAACCAGCGTTCCGCATCAAACGCGGTGCTTTCATCGCTCAGGTTGAAGTTCCCAATGGCTGGCTCTTTCTCCTTCTTCACATCCCACGGCACCAGCGTCAGGCGGTAGCGTTTGCCCTGGGCAAAGGCCGCGGTGGGTTGCATCTGCTTCTCCCTGAAGGTCCACTGCACTCCTAGGATCTGCTTGGCCTCCATCGCGCCGGTCACCACCTTGCCCACTTCATAGGTGGCGGTGTGAAGGGCGTTGGTATAAGGGGTGCCGTTGGGGTCCTGGTTGGCGGACTTCTCGGTCAACGTGGCCTCTACCACCACATCGCCAGCAGGGGCGGCGGCATCGTGCGACACCCCGCCTGCAGCGGCTGATGAGGTCTTCTCGCTAAACTTCACCCGGGCCCAAGTGATGTTGGCGGCACGGGCGGCATTGGTGGAAAGCAACACATCGCGAGCGGCGATCACCCAGATGACGAGCTTCTTCTCCCGGACTTCATCGTCGGGACGGCGGGCCAGTTCACGGCGCACCTCGGTGGAGCCCTGGCCGTTCTTCGCGATCACATCAAGGGGACGTTGGAGGAGCAGGCTGAGGTGCTGGGCAAATCCGGACCGGATGGGCTCATCGGGCTTGTCCGGATTCTCAAAGCCCAGGGTGGGATCATCGTAGATGTTCACGAAGCTGTCCCCCAGCAGGACCAAGGGCGAGCGGCTGTTCTGCGTGCCTTCGCCAATGACATTCAGGAACACTTCTTCCTCGTCAAAGAACTGATGGGGATCCTTAAGATCCAACAGCTTCACCAGGTCTCCCAGGCTGCTGCGATGCACGCCATCCACCGCACGGATGGTGCGGAAGCCAGGGCCCAGTGCCTGCGGGTACTTGGCCTTGATGTGGTCTGCCACCTTTTCGGCGGCCAGGCGCATCGCCTCTGGCGTCCAGTGCGTGTCCTGCTTCAAGAACGCGTCCTTCTTCAGCTTGAGCGCTTCTTCGCTCTCTTTGGCAATCTCGCGGTTCTGTGAATTGGCTTCCAGGTAAAACACCCGCTTGCGCTCACCGCGCAGCTTGGAGAGGTCCTGCGTGAGATCCAGCACATCCACTCCGTTCTTGCGGAGCAGGCTGTAGAACGCCGGGGCATCCGGGTGAGTCACCCAGGAGGGCGTTGACTGCGGGGCCACCTGCTCGTTGTAAATCATCGGCTTCAGCGGCACAGGTACCAGGAGAAGGTCGATGCCCCGCTCCTTGAGCTGGGCGGCGTACTCGATGATGAGCTCGCGGGTTTCCGGCACCCTCCCCAGCTCTGGGTCCTTCATCACGCTGAAGGGCTCAGGCTTGATGGGGCCATAACCGGTGAGTGCCTTCAAATCTGGGTGGTAGAAGAGCCACCCCTCCCAACCCAGGTAGGTCTTGAGATTGCCTTCATCAGCGTACTCCAGCAGCATGCTCTGGGCCTTCTGCCGCAGCGCCACGCTGTAGCCCGCCTTGTCGGTGACCTTCTCCACCTCGCGCAGATGGTGCACAATGTCCTGCTGCCCTGGACGCCAGCTCAGCAAACGGGATGCAGGTGACTCTTTCCACTTCCCCTGACTGGCAAGGTACACATGCCAGCCCAACGCCGGGAGAATGAGCATGAGCATGAAGCCCGCAATGAAGATCGTGGCGACGCCTTTGCCGATCTCAAAGACCGTGCGGCAGCGTTCCTCCGCGAAGGGGTTGTGCATCTGGGACATGGCAGAAATGAGGCTGAAGGGGAAATCGAACCCGGAGAAACTCCAACTGGGAGACTAGAACTGGAAGTACAGGAACGGACTGTGGCCACGGGTGACCATGATCGTGACAGCAAGCAGGAAGAGCGGCACGGCGATGAGTGCCTTCCACAAGGTGAATCGCTGCAGCATGGTCTGCGTATTGGGCATAAACCAGACGGCGAAGGCGCAGATGCAGAACTGGAACAGATTGAACCCACGAAGCAGTTCCGACTCCAGCAACAACGAGGTGGCTACCGCATTGCCCTGACCGAACATGGTGCCGAGGTAACGCCAGGCGACCTCAAAGTTCTCCGCACGGAAGAACACCCAGGTGATGAGCAGGATGAAGAAGGTCAGCGGAATCTTCACCACGGCAGGTGCCTTGCCATAGAAGGAGTTTTTCCCCATGAGCCGCTCCAGTGCCAGCATGCCCCCATGGATGGCCCCCCAGATGACAAAGTTCCAAGACGCGCCATGCCAGAGGCCGCCGATCACCATCGTCAGCATGAGATTGACATACGTCCGCCCCCGCCCTTTCCGGTTGCCCCCCAGCGGGATGTAAAGGTAGTCCCGCAGGAAGGTGGAGAGAGAGATGTGCCAGCGTCGCCAGAAATCGGTGATGCTGACGCTCTTGTACGGCGAGTTGAAGTTCTCGATGAAATAGAAACCGAGCAACCGGGCCAGACCGACGGCCATATCTGAGTAGGCGCTGAAGTCAAAGTAGATCTGGAAAGCGTAGGCAACGATGCCAATCCAGGCCGCCAGGGTGGTGAGAGAGCCTGCCCCGCTGCCAAAGGCACTGTCGGCGATGGCCCCCATGGGATCGGCCAGCAGGATTTTCTTTGCCAGACCAAAACTGAAGCGGGTGAGCCCCAGGGCAAAGCCCTCCACCGTGTGCACGCGGTGGCGCATCTGGTGGTCGATGATGCCATAACGCACGATGGGCCCCGCGACCAGGTGCGGAAAGAGGGAGACGAAACAGGTGAAGTCCAGAAACGAATGCGCGGGCTTGGCGTGACCACGGTAGAGGTCCACGCAATAGCTCAAACTCTGGAAAACGTAGAACGAGATGCCCGCCGGCAGGATGATGTTCTGGAAGAAAGCGGGCACTGCCACACTGCCCCACCCCATGGCGGAGGAGATGCCCTGAACCGAATCCACGGCGAACGCGGTGTATTTGAAAAAGGCGAGCGCCGCGAGGTTTGAGGTGACGGAGAGCACCACGCCCAGCTTCTTTCGTCGCTGCACATCCTCATCCGTCCCTCCCCGCTCTTTAAGCTTGTCCGCATTCGCGATCATCGAGCCCAGGTTGTAGTCGAGCGCGGTGGTGCCCAGCATGAGCAGCACGAACCACGGGTTCCACCAGCCATAAAAGATCATCCCCGCGATGGTGAGATACAGGTGTCTCAGGGTGGTATTGGTCTTCAGGCCCAACAGCAGGTAGTAGCCGGACACTACCAGGGGCAGGAAATAGAAAATGAAGATGTGCGAACTAAAAACCACGCGCTGGACTTAAACGGGAATGCTCATGGGTCAAGGGGAGTTGCCACCCGCTGACCTGGAGGACAGTTCATCCGAACGCCTCAAGCCACCGCCTGTAGCACGCTCCGCGCCTCTGTCGCGTCCAGGGCAATCTGCGCCTTTAGCGCTTCCAGCCCATCGAACTTCCGTTCATCCCGGAGCTTCTGGACGAAGGCAACCTCCATCTGGTGCCCGTAGAAGTCGCCACTCTGGTCGAAAAGATGCACCTCCAGTGAGCGCTCGCCACCGGAGTCCACCGTGGGCCGAAAGCCCAAATTAGCCACGCCAGAAAGGCAGCGCCCGTTCAACTGCACCCGCACGGCATAGACTCCAGTGGGGGGCAGTTCTTCATTCTCCACCCGGACATTCGCCGTGGGGAAGCCCAGGGTCCGGCCGAGCTGACGGCCCACCACCACCTCCCCCAGGACAGTGTAGGGTCGCCCGAGGAGTTCGGCTGCCCTTGAGAAATCGGCCGCGCGCACAGCTTCGCGTATGAGCGTGCTGCTGACCACCTCGTCACTCAGTTTAACCTCCGGCACCCCATAGACGCCGAATCCAAACTCGCGTCCCAACTCCATGAGCTGGTGGATGTTGCCTCCTCGCCCCTTCCCAAAACTCCAGGTGTATCCCACCGAGATGAAACCCAGCGGCTGGCAACTCTGGCTCAACGCGCCAACAAATTGGGCGGCATCAATCTTGGCGAAGTCAGGCGTGAACTTGCAAATGAGCACGTCGGTCACACCGAGCTGCTCCAGGATTTGAAGCTTGTGCCGGGTGCTGCACAGAAGCCGGGGAGCCGACTCTGGACGCAATACCCGCAGCGGATGGGGATCAAACGTCATGACCACTGCCGTCCCCTGATGGGTGGCGGCGTGGTCCATGGCCGCCCGGATCACCTCCTGATGCCCCAGATGCACCCCGTCAAACACCCCAATGGCCAGCGCCACCGGGCCGCGAAGAGCCCGGAGGTCGCCGATGGAGGAGTGAGTCCGCATGGGGTCAATGAGAACGGTTCAAACGTTGGACGCAAACAGAATAGAAGCGCAGTCACACTTGAGATCCTGAACCATCTACCTCTTACCTCCAACCATTTACCATATCCTAAGCGCCCCTCAGCTTCGACACATCGTACAGAGAGTACATGGCAGCCAGGGCCTCATCACGACGACCTTCCTTGAGCACATCGAAGGTCGTGAACTTGCCAGGCTGGAAGGTGAAGTGCCCAGAGCGGGTGCGGCGCAGCGCGCTCAAGTGAGCTCCGCAACCAAGGTGCTGACCCACGTCATGCGCATAGGTGCGTACATAGAACCCCTTGCTACAGACGACGCGGAAGTCGATCTCCGGAACCTCCACCCGGGTGAGCTCGTAGTCAAACACGTGCACCAGCCGGGGCTCGCGCTCGATCACCTTGCCCTGCCGGGCCAGCTTGTAGAGCGGCACGCCGTCTTTCTTGATGGCGGAGACCATGGGCGGTGTCTGGTAGAAATCCCCACGCATGGTGTCGAAAGCCCCCTTGATCTGCTCGGTTGTGAAGGCGGGCACCTCCTTTTCTTCGATGATCTCCCCTTCCCGATCCTGGGTAGAGGTGGTGGCACCCAGCCGCGCGGTGCCGGTGTACTCCTTGTCCTCACTCATCAGGAGATCCTGGATGCGCGTGGCATTGCCAATGACCAGGATGAGCATCCCGGTGGCCATAGGGTCCAGCGTGCCGCAGTGGCCGATCTTTTTCGTATTCAGGCATCGGCGGGCCACCGCCACCACGTCGTGAGACGTCATGTCAGGCGATTTATCTACCAGGAGGACTCCACTAATCGGTTCGTTCGATTTCATTCTTTAATACTTCAAGGAAACGTGACTCCGCCTCTGCCACTGGGCCGGGCAGACGTGCCCCGGCAGCCATGACATGGCCCCCACCGCCAAACTCACCACAGACACGTGAGACATTGACGCGTGAGTCTTTAGACCGGGCACTCACACGAATGCGCCCGTCAGGCAGCTCTTCAAAAATGACAGCAGCCACCACACCCTCAATGGATCGCATGATGTCGATGAGCCCTTCGGTATCGCCCGGCTGGATCTGAATCTCCTCCTGCAGGGCCTGGCTCAGCGCCCAGCTTGCCACCCGCTGCCCGCAGGTGAACTTCATCTCGTTGAGCAGAGCCTTCTGCAAAAGCACCCGGCGCAGGGGATGGGTCTGGTAGAGATGGGTCGCGAGCGCGGCCGTGTCCAGCCCGGCCTCCATCATCTCCGCCACGATACGGTGCGTGCGTGGATTGGTGCTGCTGTACTGAAAGGAGCCCGTGTCCGTGCTGATGGCCGCGAAGAGGTTCTCCCGAACCATCGCATCCATGGGAAACTGGCTGACCTGCAGCAGCTCATAGACGAGCTGCCCCGCAGCAGGCGAGGCGCTGTCGATATGGTTGAAATGGCCGTAGCGAGGGTTCGTGCCGTGGTGGTCCACGTTGATGAGCACAGGCGCATTCTGAAAGGCGGTCAGAGTGCGCTCGCCCAGGCGGTCTTTCGCCGCGGTGTCCAAGGCCACGGCCACGTCCAGCTCCAGCGGCACGGCTTGGGAAACTTGCACGAGGTTCGACCCCGCAAGGAAAGTCAGATTGGGGGGCACGCCATCTTCAGACAAGATCGAGACAGCCTTGCCCATAAGCTGCAGGCTGCGCCCCAGACCCACAATGCTGCCAATGGCGTCGCCATCAGGCCGCACGTGACACGCGATGCCAATCCTCGACGCATCGCGAAGCAGGGCACCCAGATGGGACAGGCTGTCATTCATGGCTGGAGGGAAGAGAGAGGTTGGAGCAAGAGATCGGGACACACAGAGCTCAGGAAGGCCTCCGGATCAAGGGGCAGCCTCGCTCAGCGCTCCGTAGCGACTGACCTGCTCTGACCGGAGCAGATCCAAATGGCACCGGAGTCAACGGGATTTGTCTGAGCGGTCGTCCGCAGCATCGCGGTCGTCCTCGGCCTCATCCTCCCCTTCAGGGGCGTCGTCATTGTCAACCCCCTCCTCAGCAACAGGCTCCTCGTCAGGGAGCGGCTCGGGGAGAGTTTCAATGAGGGCCAGCACCCTCACGCCACGCTCAATGGAGGTGTCGTATTTGAAAGTGAGAGACGGAGAATTCTTGAGAATCACGCGCTTAAAGAGCTCCCGCTGGATCAGGCCGCGGTTCTCATTGAGCTTGCGCACAATATTGGGCGCAGCGTGTTCCTTGCCGAGAATTCCCACATAGATGAAGCACTGCTTCAGGTCAGGGGTGACATCGACTTCGTGAATGGTCACCACGGAGCCCGCAAAAGTGAAGTTGCGGTCCACGATGGGCCCCAACTCGCGCTTGATGAGCTCACGGACGCGCGCGAGGCGGTGGTTCATGTCGGTATTTGAAAAGAGGTTTGAGGGGTCGGGCATGCCCGGGCATGAAGCCCATTGGCAGTCCCGCACCCCGGGATGAATCGTATAGAGAGGGCGACCGTTTAGAGCGTCTGCTGAATCTTCTCGAGCTCGTAGCACTCGATGACATCGTCCTCTTCATACTCCTGGTAGCCGCCGAGGCGGACACCGCACTCCAGACCATTGCGCACTTCTGGCACTTCCTCGTGGAAGCGACGAAGCGTGTCCATGGAGCCGTCATACACGGGCTGGTTCCCACGGATCACGCGGGCCCGAGCCTTGCGGTCCAGACGTCCGTCCGTGACCACACAACCGGCCACGCGACCACGGGTCAGCTTGAAGACAACCTTCACCTTGGCATGGCCAAGGATCTTCTCGCGGGTCTCCGGATCCAGCAGGCCGAGGAGGGCCTCCTTCATCTGGTCGAGCAGTTCGTAGATGATGCTGAAGAGCTTCACCTGCACGCCTTCGCGCCTGGCAACAGCCACCGCAGTGGACTCCACCTTCACGTTGAACCCGATGACAACGGCGTCAGACGCACTGGCAAGAAGGATGTCGCTCTCGGAGATGGGGCCAGCGGCACTGTGCAGGATCTGCACCTTCGCCTTGTCGCTCTTGATCTCCATGAGGGTCTTCGTGATGGCCTCCATAGAGCCCTGCACATCCGTCTTGAGAATGATCTTGAGCGTCTTCTTTGCCCCCGCTTCGAGGTTGGCAAAGAGGGCCTCCAGAGTGCTGCGACGTGGGGCGGCGAGCTTCTTCTGACGGATCTCTTCCTGCCGCTCTTCGCTCAGGCGCTTGGCGGTCCGCTCATTGTCCATCTCCACCACTTCGTCACCCACATTGGGCAGACCACTGAAGCCAACCACCTCGGCAGGCATGCCGGGCTTCACTTCCTTGATGATCTGGCCACGATCATTGATGAGGCTCTTCACCTTGCCCCAGTAAGGACCGCAGATGAAAGGCTCACCCACCTTCAGGGTACCATTCTGGACGATGACAGTCGCCATGGGGCCGCGACCGGCTTCCATACGGGACTCGATCACCGTGGCCCGCATTGGAGCCTTGGAATTGGCGCGCAGGTCGAGCACTTCAGCCTGTAGAGACATGGTCTCCAACAGGTTGTCAATGCCGATACCCTTCGTGGCGGAAACTTCCAGCACTTCCGTTTCGCCACCCCACTCCACCGGCATGAGACCGGCTTCCTGAAGCTGCTGCTTCACTCGCATGGAGTTGGCAGCGGGCAGGTCGCACTTGTTGATCGCCACCATGATAGTGACTCCCGCCGCCTTGGCGTGGTTGAGAGCCTCGACGGTCTGCGGCATGAAGCCGTCATCCGCTGCCACCACGAGCACAACGATGTCCGTGACGTTGGCACCGCGAGCGCGCATCTCAGAGAAAGCGGCGTGACCCGGGGTGTCGATGAAAGTGATGGGCCGATCGTTGTAGCTGACGCTGTAGGCACCAATGTGCTGGGTGATCCCGCCAGCTTCCCCTGCCGTGACGCTAGTCTTGCGGACCGCATCAAGGAGCGAGGTCTTGCCGTGGTCCACGTGACCCATGAAGGTGATGATGGGTGCGCGAAGCTCGAACACGTCCTTCTCCTCAGCCTTGGGCGGCGGCGGCGGCGGCGGTTCCTCGATCTTCTCTTCCACCTTGTGGATGCCAGCACCTTTTTCGCGCTTCTCCTTCTCGAAGATGAAGCCGTGCTTCTCACATACCTTGGCCGCGATATCGGGCTCGATGGCGGTGTCCGCCTTGGCGAACACCTTGAATTCGATAAGGTCCTTGATGACGTGGAACACCTTCAGGCCCATGCGTTCGCACAGCTCCTTGACGATGATCGGCGGCTTCAGGTGGATGACCTTGGACTCAGAATTGTCTTCTACAGGCTGGGCGGGCACTTCCGCAACGGGAGCTTCCGGCTCAGGGGCTTTGACCGGAGCAGGCGGTGCCGGGGGCTCCTCGTGGCGGAGGAGGGAGATGGGCGGCAGCACTTTTGAAGACGTCACCTGGAAAGGGCGGACGGGAGCCTCACTCGGCCCCTCCTCAGCACGGCGCACACGGCGGGCTTCCTTCTTTTCCACCTCGTCAAACAAGGACAATGCCTCAGCCTTCACCTGATCCAGCGTCTTTTTCGGAGGTTCAGGGGTGGTGGAGGCGGGCTTGGCGGGAGCCGCAGACTGCTGCGGGCGTGAGCCCAGAGGAGCAAAGGCGGAGCCAGTTTTGAGTTCACCCGTGCGCTTCTTCCGAGGACTTCCCTCGTCGTCGATGAGC contains these protein-coding regions:
- a CDS encoding D-alanine--D-alanine ligase family protein, with the protein product MALANHKIAVLKGGPGSERAVSLKSAESVVEALKSLGAEVVEIDVTATDFTVPGDVVVAVNMIHGTFGEDGQLQALLEKQGVAYTGAGVETSRVAFDKNLSKEKFVAGGVPTPQSQVLKLDGVDQLRLTLPVVVKPPREGSSVGVHIVHTEEELATALADAKQYGQDTLVEEFVDGKELTVGVIGGEALPVIHIEPVSGFYDINNKYPWMSGTGKTNYHCPADLDIETTQRVQEAALAAMKAVGVEVYGRVDVMLRKDGQPFVLEINTIPGMTVSSLLPKAARVAGLEFPQLMERIIELSLEVRRAG
- the truB gene encoding tRNA pseudouridine(55) synthase TruB; this encodes MTSHDVVAVARRCLNTKKIGHCGTLDPMATGMLILVIGNATRIQDLLMSEDKEYTGTARLGATTSTQDREGEIIEEKEVPAFTTEQIKGAFDTMRGDFYQTPPMVSAIKKDGVPLYKLARQGKVIEREPRLVHVFDYELTRVEVPEIDFRVVCSKGFYVRTYAHDVGQHLGCGAHLSALRRTRSGHFTFQPGKFTTFDVLKEGRRDEALAAMYSLYDVSKLRGA
- a CDS encoding bifunctional riboflavin kinase/FAD synthetase, with protein sequence MRTHSSIGDLRALRGPVALAIGVFDGVHLGHQEVIRAAMDHAATHQGTAVVMTFDPHPLRVLRPESAPRLLCSTRHKLQILEQLGVTDVLICKFTPDFAKIDAAQFVGALSQSCQPLGFISVGYTWSFGKGRGGNIHQLMELGREFGFGVYGVPEVKLSDEVVSSTLIREAVRAADFSRAAELLGRPYTVLGEVVVGRQLGRTLGFPTANVRVENEELPPTGVYAVRVQLNGRCLSGVANLGFRPTVDSGGERSLEVHLFDQSGDFYGHQMEVAFVQKLRDERKFDGLEALKAQIALDATEARSVLQAVA
- a CDS encoding alginate O-acetyltransferase AlgX-related protein, with product MSQMHNPFAEERCRTVFEIGKGVATIFIAGFMLMLILPALGWHVYLASQGKWKESPASRLLSWRPGQQDIVHHLREVEKVTDKAGYSVALRQKAQSMLLEYADEGNLKTYLGWEGWLFYHPDLKALTGYGPIKPEPFSVMKDPELGRVPETRELIIEYAAQLKERGIDLLLVPVPLKPMIYNEQVAPQSTPSWVTHPDAPAFYSLLRKNGVDVLDLTQDLSKLRGERKRVFYLEANSQNREIAKESEEALKLKKDAFLKQDTHWTPEAMRLAAEKVADHIKAKYPQALGPGFRTIRAVDGVHRSSLGDLVKLLDLKDPHQFFDEEEVFLNVIGEGTQNSRSPLVLLGDSFVNIYDDPTLGFENPDKPDEPIRSGFAQHLSLLLQRPLDVIAKNGQGSTEVRRELARRPDDEVREKKLVIWVIAARDVLLSTNAARAANITWARVKFSEKTSSAAAGGVSHDAAAPAGDVVVEATLTEKSANQDPNGTPYTNALHTATYEVGKVVTGAMEAKQILGVQWTFREKQMQPTAAFAQGKRYRLTLVPWDVKKEKEPAIGNFNLSDESTAFDAERWFVEKAEEIP
- a CDS encoding MBOAT family O-acyltransferase, coding for MVFSSHIFIFYFLPLVVSGYYLLLGLKTNTTLRHLYLTIAGMIFYGWWNPWFVLLMLGTTALDYNLGSMIANADKLKERGGTDEDVQRRKKLGVVLSVTSNLAALAFFKYTAFAVDSVQGISSAMGWGSVAVPAFFQNIILPAGISFYVFQSLSYCVDLYRGHAKPAHSFLDFTCFVSLFPHLVAGPIVRYGIIDHQMRHRVHTVEGFALGLTRFSFGLAKKILLADPMGAIADSAFGSGAGSLTTLAAWIGIVAYAFQIYFDFSAYSDMAVGLARLLGFYFIENFNSPYKSVSITDFWRRWHISLSTFLRDYLYIPLGGNRKGRGRTYVNLMLTMVIGGLWHGASWNFVIWGAIHGGMLALERLMGKNSFYGKAPAVVKIPLTFFILLITWVFFRAENFEVAWRYLGTMFGQGNAVATSLLLESELLRGFNLFQFCICAFAVWFMPNTQTMLQRFTLWKALIAVPLFLLAVTIMVTRGHSPFLYFQF
- a CDS encoding MFS transporter yields the protein MLSHSMPRNAALFVWFRLLFNCRFYYPVYTILFLDFGLNLSQFAALNVIWALSIVVLEVPSGAMADVIGRRNLVVLSAVLMVVEMTVFALLPVGGPWVFWVFAVNRVLSGAAEAFSSGADEALAYDSIPEADRSTIWPAVIGRLSRWMALGFIVTSLLGAYVYDVHQMNRLLCWLGAGEGALAKADTIKFPVYLCVLTALACLAVTLAMKEPASVRPKEPFWVTVRQSWQGIRHAGAWIWSTPAPFLLVVLGFLLDSTIRLFLTVSSNYYRHIGIAEASFGVISVAGSVAAFFTTGWMEWLVRHRSSAFNFGVVIAMTLWGLVVVAIQVPGWWGVLALAPLILAIRFLQFFQSHYLNEVTPSSHRATVLSFKGMTINLAYGGVTLLFGWQMAWLAGRLQLPNEAPQVFGTALTWWPWYFGATLLAYAFIRKWRIGSSEVQAKSDSQF
- a CDS encoding cell division protein FtsQ/DivIB, with translation MFFAKNTRRKPGAAKGNYAFRRRRKVVRLEVHRLELNPETAATRRESRRKTARFGFKLAVALLAAMGIFSAGKIVVKEAFVDNSRFHLQHFSVVTEGEITPSQIVNATGLHEGMNMLGISLVQVKERLEAMPQVRSARVTRGYPGMMFLDVEQRHPVAWLESPEQKLEAKVSGYGCLLDADGVVIPSGELTESRRKLPVIRVGRVHRLVPGQKIESPSALAALAMLKMHDGTLASRTLGVKWVDATRAHVLGVTYDSRIHVTLPVDGMEKELARFDRILAESERQKWQLATVDLLVAQNVPVTLRGTAIAPENLAPEPPSTPAKRTPAGRRTLARAQ